A region of the Triplophysa rosa linkage group LG5, Trosa_1v2, whole genome shotgun sequence genome:
ttagtgtgtgtgcGCAAGTCATTCCATATGCTGAAATAAAGCCTTTTCATATTCAGTGCCTACTCGACAGCTGgtgtacagtaaatgtaaatcttttggtttgtttgttaaacaacaaaacaatttgaaaaaaaatcatgtccAAGCATAATACCTCTCTATTGACCAATGCTCGATCATTTACCTCAGTGTATATAAAGGTTTTTATTTCCtagatttgacattttatttgtacaaagaAATCACgtcaaaaatgcacttttgctgCGTGGTTGTATCTTTATTTTATCTGTTTCTGTGGGGGGAGCTGTATTCAAGGATAACGTTCTTGTATTCTTCTTAATGTTTAAATCACATGTCTGTCCTTGTAAATGAGGATTCTTTCCTTTGTGTCTTTGGTTGTTAGCTTCAGCACAGGTCTGAATGAGAAGTCTGTCTGTGACATCAGTGCAGTCACACTGACATGAATCACATTGTGTTACTGTATAAAAATAGGAAAGCTTAAAGAATTGTTTGAGGATatattttgtttgcttttgtttttggttGGTTACAAATCTTGTACATTTAATTCTGTGTTAATAAATATGTACCTTAAATTACCCTTTTGGTTTTGTCTGCACTTTTGTTGATCGTCTCGGTGTTTGTCATGTTGTCTACAGTTCAATAGTTCTCATTTCTGTTGCAGTATAGCACATCATAGAGAATTCTGTTTGATGAATTTATGTATTTCAAGCTGTgtaaaatgttaacaaaaacaGGATTAATTGACTTGAAAAGTACACTGTAGAACTGTAGCAGATGCTGCACATTTAATTTCCTGTTCATGCGATCTTCCTGGTATTTACATGACTACTCGTTAATCTCCACATTCTTGTCTTGAATATCGACAAGTCTCTGGGTTACATAGGCTCATTTGCTCTTTCACAAGCTTCCTCTATTGACTATTCCTCTATTGTCAATACGAGACATTCCCAAGAATGTCAAAAGCTTCATGTGGAACTGTTGACTCACAGGTGGAAAAAAATGTTGACTCACAGGCACAAGTGAGTCAGTCGTTCAAGATCCTCTTAAACGTGATGCCTTCAAACAGTAAGAGGAACATAGGCAATTTACTGTTAACATAGTCTGCTTAGTCTGTGAGTGTCATGCGGTCTATGATACTGCCTTATGTTCACGATTCAGAGCGTTTGTTTGCACCCGCTGAAGCTGGTTTGGAGATTTCCAAGTGTACTGTTTGTGATCTGGTGTATTGTTTAgcagtttattattttaaattaatgaTGATAAATGATTGACAAAAAATGCACTGAACACCTTTTATCTAGAAGAAAATATGTGGTGTTCTCAGAGCTCTGTTTATATTCTGAGCTGTacgtgttttaaaaagaaaaattttGCTCATCCACATTTTGGTCCAGTCGTGCGTGTGCTCAGATGTGCTCAAACTTGAATAAAGTCTGCATTATAAATGGGTGAAAGGAGGTGAAGGTCAAGCAAAGCTTGTCTTGTGGCTGTCACACGGCGCACAGGAAAAGTTACTTGGGGCACCTGCCATCTCGGTTTCATTAGCATTTTCTCTCTCCCCCCAGTGCAAAACTATCTGAACCTTTGAAAGTCAGTGTTCAAAATAACATTCCACATTACTGGATTAAATTGAATGATACTTGTTTGAATAGCTTTCATTTTGAACGTCTTCTGAATGGACTGCCATGCTTGATCTGACCTTCCCTCAGAAACCATGCATTCACTGCTTCTAACGGATTTGGGGACGGATCGCAGGAATTCATTTTTAAGCATAATTTCACCAATAGTGTAGTGCTATTGTGACATAGCCCTGAATCAAACACAATTGCCAATCTGCTGTTTCACCTTTGAAGCTTTTCACAAAATTCATTACTTTGAATAAAGTCCTTTTTTAAGAAAATGCACATCTTAATAAATGTCGGTACTTTAATTAAATagtcattcatttacatttagtcatttagcagacgcttttatccaaagcgacttgcagatgagggaaacaatggaagcaattggaacaacataaggacaacaaaaagcataagtgcaaaaaaaagaaaattggtctcatatagcctatcacagtgtacagagataaagaaatgttttttttttgtagaaaagagatagaagtcagaactgatcattcaggtgttgacggaagagatgtgttttcagacggttcttaaaaaTGGCTACAGAATCAGAAGGCTACATTCAGGGGAATAATAACGCAACCTCTTTATAAACTGATGTTGGAGAACGTGTGGTCGGCTTCATACCTTAGCGGGTGAGCTTGTGACActgcagcgccaccttgtggtGGTAATAACCGCTAACAATGATAAACTTAGCAAAATATTTAGGTGTTATTATCAATATGATGACATtagcaaatttaaaaaatgttatagaAAATAcggttttaaaatatatcaaacaaaTTTGGCTAccttatatttaataaaaaatactaaatatcTGAACCATGTTAGAAcagtttgtattgtttttatattaatgaaaattaatatattcatttaaaatgaatgacaaacttgaacaaaaatacaatttaaaaatggATGTAATGCAACGGTTATCATCAGTCTATTTTAGAGCActatattttacagaaaataaaatcttaaatattGAACACTATATTTTGAAATTATAACAAGCCATTTGTTGGCAACCATGTTACTTTTGTTATGTTGTAACAAGCTCATACTTCAGTCTTAACATTTCACATGCACTTTACGTCAAGACTATAAGCCTCAATCCCAGTTTGAATGCTTTTACAACACTTTATAACACGTACTCTATTTTCATCTGTTGAGTCACACCTGAGTTTTGTGtgatacttttttctttttatttcttctgtgagTCCTTTATAGCTTGATCATAAGAAGGAGGAGGTTGGCTGTAATGGGGTTGGAGGGCTGGGTATACAGTTGTCACTTGTGCGGGGTGAGTCCGCACTGGGTAGGCAGTTGAAATGACTGTGGTCTCGGCATCCCCGTAACTCTGAAAGCCGACCTGTCGCAGTCCTGTCGGCACATGGAGCCATCAAGGATACACCGAGAGCATCAAGAGACATGTGACCATTGAATGTTGTACGTGCAGGGAATGTGGAATAATGGGATATTGGTTCACCTGGTGATAGGATGGGGTGTCTGGTGAAGGTCACATTGAAATCAGGTCCATCAGGGAGAGTGTAAGTGTGAACACGTCTGCGAATGAAATACCCAGCACCACAACAGCACACGATGGCAATCACCAGCAACAGCCTACAGGACACAAAACAGCCCTTAAACTTAACTTTACCTTTCATATAGCTGCCATGTTAACATCTGATAGCACAGTGTGTGAAAGGTGGcattaaaaatctttatttatcaGCCATTAGTATGAATAGTAATTCATGcattgcatttaaataaaaagtatcTCCCaagaatgaacaaaaataacaaGTGACTTACCCAAAATACCATGTCCTTTGGATGGAAAGGACTCGTACACAGCATTGTGTGTCACAACAGTCTTCATATGTTTTGCATCTGTAACACAAACCCTTCAATATGGCTGGAGGTTCTTACAAATGGATTCAGTCATTACACTAcattcataataaaaaatatgctgTGACATATTGGAAACAGGCAGATCTAAAAATGTACATTCATTAACAGCTTTGAAACACACGatttgtttcacaaaatatGATGATAAATGCTTGATGTCTTAAACGAAATGTAATGAAGATGCACAAAGAGTATTGTCTGATGCAACTACATGAATCTGTGCATGTGGTGTGAAGACTAAACTGCTTGTACCTCACCTCCTGTGGCTTTTTGTCAGTGGTGGAATACAGGAGCACTTGTGATAAATGACTC
Encoded here:
- the vopp1a gene encoding vesicular, overexpressed in cancer, prosurvival protein 1, giving the protein MRQLRCILLTVCLIAETVAEKKYCWYFEGGYPVYFICKTYEDCCDTQCCVRVLSIQRTWYFGLLLVIAIVCCCGAGYFIRRRVHTYTLPDGPDFNVTFTRHPILSPGLRQVGFQSYGDAETTVISTAYPVRTHPAQVTTVYPALQPHYSQPPPSYDQAIKDSQKK